In Rissa tridactyla isolate bRisTri1 chromosome 8, bRisTri1.patW.cur.20221130, whole genome shotgun sequence, one genomic interval encodes:
- the PPL gene encoding periplakin yields MHSLFRKRNKGKYSPSVQKKSISSKELTELIERLQKNADQVEKNIVETDSRMQNDLHKIKACQLAQYKDLTAQKLTESDKLLYVLDGDAAIARHMKHPQGDMITEDIRQLKERVANLRVKHDQIYNFPLQQHIEPQVNWSTVIEEKQDTLNCKGFGTDLPLVNSQVEEHNIFHNEVMAIGPHIVKEGNKEYTSEFQAKYQKLLAGSQQRQQDLNSLQDYMQRCTNKLYWLDQQAKDRTHYDWSDHNLDYPSRRRQYENFIHRKLEEKEEAINKLHADGDQLLAQNHPGKNAIEAHIEAVHADWKEYLNLLICEESHLKFMEDFHKFQKDTKDAQELLKKVDTDLDQKFSPEFKDRYQLESLLRELDDQEKALDKYEEVVKSLQERSQHVLPLRYRRETPPQPVPVEALCEYDGEQGQISRGAHYTLQKNSGDIWEVADSSGDKISAPGVCFMIPPPDPEAIALADQITDHYVTVKEKTANCKNILQQRYEGLKADSIGDAASVRGRQLLAGLEKVNSDLDKQEKAITANLRPPLEQSRAVQDSTERSKDLKNITNEVRRIEPEKTRKIQECEVFIESVPNTGSATLVKNKVENTNKKYDRVVQLLSAAQEKVEVATNLERSLQQGRDLLSTYENKLVIDDTVPEDLRVVDRKKEELLAMGTELQSKRFLLNEAEQNLLRTKTCSNTLASKFQEHCPDIERQEAELYKLNQRFNNLSKQIDHRTQTLQKAKSAYSNYRANYDKVNQFLCNIPNYEPQETDNIQQVEMKLKNQAALLSDIASKEQEVQKVSATAQQYQQAVKDYELEAEKLRSILDLENGRNGYTSKKPRLQSPAAKVKEEEAVLAAKFTEVNAVNKQRLQNLEFAQSLLRQQPEVQLTQDSVQTKTSVRPMEEVWKLKKELEDETQRRQQLEAEIKAIQNNIVHLQNQKPQETVVKKELLKKVPDPQLEESFHKLQQNLAEEQRKNQVLQDELEALKIRLRVLEHEKREGGQEYIVKEVLRIEQDKAQADEILKLKEELEELRRQEGTRENEVNLLRQQIAVLSSEKNKEQEKVTEKEVLKLQNDPQLEMEFRMLQENKQRESALRQKHEEELSFLQDKLKRLEKERAIAEGKITVKEVLKVEKDLAIEREVNELRRQYEDEKSKGRSNEREKAELLRKIQLLEEENAKVVVQEKVREIVRPDPKAENEVANLRLELVEQERRYRGGDEQLKSCQNELAALRNRGPLVEVKEVIKEVIKYKNDPETEKELQRLREEIIERTGAIERADLEIYQLKQEIQALKDTKPQVHTKEVVQEILQFREDPKTREEVESLRVQLADEQMKHVDLERERLLEEERVRQKEEELSQVKEKVVQQEVVKYEQDPALKAEVNSFSQSIESELKQIDCLREELRKLQRRRSELERQLEELEKERQARREAELEVQRLKIRLNELEEQERETTERVTVKQKVILQQDPQQEKEHSLLKLELEEEKHRRQVLQTELEALRKKLLSLEKMEVKEKVVFSESVQVDKGDTEYEIQKLKSNLEEEGRRKRELDADINRLETRLSEVEFNNSKSSKELDLLREENHKLHLEKQNLLMETRRLQSEIELTATEARDLRNMTHMDSGINLDSRFQALERELDDLKQLSREKDAEIEQLQNRLKTVAIKREQRENHLRRSIVVIDPDTGKEMSPEEAHVLGLIEWSLFVKLKSQECDWEEISIKGPNGESSVILDRKSGREFSIEDALKSGRLTMAQYNSYLNKEMSIQELAVLVSGSNYTALPPL; encoded by the exons GACACGTTGAACTGCAAGGGCTTTGGGACCGACCTGCCGCTGGTCAACAGCCAAGTAGAGGAGCACAACATCTTCCACAACGAGGTCATGGCCATCGGCCCACACATCGTCAAGGAAGGCAACAAG GAATACACGAGCGAGTTCCAAGCCAAATACCAGAAACTGCTG GCCGGctcccagcagcggcagcaggatCTGAACTCCCTGCAGGACTACATGCAGCGCTGCACCAACAAGCTCTACTGGCTGGATCAGCAGGCAAAGGACAGGACCCATTACGACTGGAGCGACCACAACCTGGACTACCCCAGCCGGCGCCGCCAGTATGAG AACTTCATCCACCggaagctggaggagaaggaggaggccaTCAACAAGCTGCATGCGGATGGAGATCAGCTGCTTGCCCAGAACCACCCTGGGAAGAATGCCATCGAG GCTCACATCGAGGCGGTGCACGCCGACTGGAAGGAGTACCTCAACCTGCTGATCTGCGAGGAGAGCCACctgaagttcatggaggacttcCACAAG TTTCAGAAAGACACTAAGGACGCCCAGGAGCTCTTGAAGAAGGTGGATACAGACCTGGACCAAAAATTCAGCCCAGAGTTCAAGGACAGATACCAGCTCGAGTCTCTCCTCCGGGAGCTGGAT GACCAGGAGAAGGCCTTGGACAAGTACGAGGAGGTGGTGAAGTCCCTGCAGGAGCGCAGCCAGCACGTCCTGCCCCTGCGGTACCGCCGTGAGACGCCGCCCCAGCCCGTCCCCGTGGAGGCTCTCTGCGAGTACGATGGCGAGCAG GGCCAGATAAGCCGAGGAGCCCACTACACCCTGCAGAAGAACAGCGGAGACATTTGGGAGGTGGCAGACAGCTCGGGAGACAAGATCAGCGCCCCGGGGGTCTGCTTCATGATCCCCCCGCCTGACCCAGAAGCAATAGCGCTGGCAGACCA AATTACCGATCACTATGTGACCGTGAAGGAGAAGACGGCCAACTGCAAGAACATCCTCCAGCAGCGCTATGAGGGGCTGAAGGCAGACAGCATTGGAG ATGCTGCATCGGTTCGGGGGCGCCAGCTtctggcagggctggagaaagTGAACAGCGACCTGGACAAGCAGGAGAAAGCAATAACAGCAAACCTCCGTCCGCCGCTGGAGCAGAGTCGGGCCGTGCAGGACAGCACCGAGCGCTCCAAAGACCTCAAG AACATCACTAATGAAGTCCGTCGCATTGAACCTGAGAAAACAAGGAAGATCCAGGAGTGCGAGGTCTTCATCGAATCCGTGCCGAACACTGGCAGTGCTACCTTGGTAAAGAACAAGGTGGAGAATACCAACAAGAAGTACGACCGTGTGGTCCAGCTGCTCAGTGCCGCCCAAGAGAA AGTTGAGGTGGCCACAAACCTTGAGAGGAGCCTCCAACAAGGCCGAGACCTGCTGTCTACCTATGAGAACAAACTGGTCATAGATGACACGGTACCGGAGGATTTGCGGGTGGTAGACCGTAAGAAAGAAGAACTGCTG GCCATGGGCACCGAGCTCCAGTCCAAAAGGTTCCTGCTCAATGAAGCAGAGCAGAACTTGCTAAGGACGAAGACGTGCTCCAACACCTTGGCCAGCAAATTCCAGGAGCACTGCCCTGACATCGAACGGCAAGAAGCTGAGCTCTACAAACTCAACCAGCGCTTCAACAACCTCAGCAAGCAAATCGATCACAG AACGCAGACCCTGCAGAAAGCGAAAAGTGCCTATTCCAACTACCGCGCCAACTACGACAAAGTCAACCAGTTCCTGTGCAACATACCTAACTACGAGCCGCAGGAGACCGACAACATCCAGCAAGTGGAAATGAAGCTGAAGAACCAAGCG GCACTCCTCAGCGACATCGCGAGCAAGGAACAGGAGGTGCAGAAGGTCTCTGCCACAGCTCAGCAATACCAGCAGGCAGTGAAG GACTATGAGTTGGAAGCAGAGAAGCTACGGTCCATCCTCGACCTAGAGAACGGCCGGAACGGGTACACGAGCAAGAAGCCCAGGCTCCAGTCTCCAGCTGCAAAAGTGAAAGAGGAG GAAGCTGTTCTGGCAGCCAAGTTCACCGAAGTAAATGCTGTGAACAAACAGAGGCTGCAGAATCTGGAGTTCGCGCAGAGCCTCCTGCGGCAG CAACCAGAGGTTCAACTGACGCAAGACTCTGTCCAGACCAAAACATCTGTAAGGCCCATGGAAGAAGTCTGGAAGTTGAAGAAAGAGCTTGAGGATGAGACTCAGCGTCGGCAACAGCTAGAAGCGGAGATCAAAGCCATTCAGAACAACATTGtccacctgcaaaaccagaagcccCAAGAAACTGTTGTTAAGAAAGAACTGCTGAAGAAAGTGCCCGACCCTCAGCTGGAGGAGAGCTTCCACAAACTGCAGCAAAACCTAGCAGAAGAGCAACGCAAGAACCAGGTGCTCCAGGATGAGTTGGAGGCTCTTAAAATCAGGCTGCGCGTTTTGGAGCACGAGAAGAGGGAAGGAGGACAGGAGTACATAGTGAAAGAGGTACTGCGGATTGAACAAGACAAAGCTCAAGCTGATGAAATCCTGAAGCTCAAAGAAGAATTGGAAGAGCTCAGGAGGCAGGAAGGAACCCGAGAGAACGAAGTCAACCTTTTACGTCAACAAATTGCTGTGCTGTCCAGCGAGAAGAACAAAGAGCAGGAGAAGGTAAcggagaaggaggtgctgaagcTGCAGAACGATCCCCAGCTGGAGATGGAATTCCGGATGTTGCAAGAGAACAAGCAGAGAGAGAGCGCCCTTCGGCAGAAGCATGAGGAAGAGCTCAGCTTCCTCCAGGACAAGCTCAAACGTCTTGAGAAGGAACGGGCCATCGCCGAGGGCAAAATTACCGTCAAGGAGGTGCTGAAGGTAGAGAAAGACTTAGCCATTGAGAGGGAGGTGAATGAGCTCCGGCGCCAGTATGAAGATGAGAAGTCCAAGGGTCGTTCCAACGAGCGGGAAAAGGCTGAGCTGCTCAGGAAGAtccagctgctggaggaagagaacgccAAGGTGGTCGTCCAGGAGAAAGTGCGTGAGATTGTGCGCCCAGATCCCAAGGCTGAAAATGAAGTTGCCAATCTTCGTTTGGAGCTGGTAGAGCAGGAGAGGAGATACCGAGGTGGTGATGAACAGCTGAAGAGCTGCCAGAATGAGTTGGCTGCTCTGAGGAACAGAGGGCCACTGGTAGAAGTCAAAGAAGTCATTAAGGAGGTCATTAAGTACAAGAATGACCCAGAAACTGAAAAGGAGCTACAGCGACTCCGGGAGGAAATCATAGAGAGGACAGGAGCAATTGAAAGAGCTGACCTTGAGATCTACCAGCTGAAACAAGAGATACAAGCTTTGAAAGATACCAAACCTCAAGTGCATACGAAGGAAGTTGTTCAAGAAATTCTGCAGTTTCGGGAAGACCCCAAGACTAGAGAGGAGGTAGAGTCTCTGAGGGTGCAGCTAGCAGATGAACAGATGAAACACGTTGACCTGGAGAGGGAGCGGCTACTCGAAGAAGAGAGAGTAAGACAGAAGGAGGAAGAACTTTCCCAGGTGAAGGAGAAAGTGGTCCAACAGGAAGTAGTGAAGTATGAGCAAGACCCTGCCTTGAAAGCTGAAGTCAACTCCTTCTCTCAGAGCATTGAGAGCGAGCTGAAGCAAATTGACTGCCTCCGTGAAGAACTCCGCAAGCTGCAGAGGAGGCGGTCTGAGCTCGAGCGTCAGCTAGAAGAACTTGAGAAAGAGAGACAGGCCCGCAGAGAGGCTGAACTGGAGGTGCAGAGGCTGAAGATTAGGTTGAACGAGTTGGAAGAACAGGAGAGGGAGACAACAGAACGAGTGACTGTGAAACAGAAAGTGATCCTTCAGCAAGATCCCCAGCAAGAGAAGGAGCATTCCCTCCTCAAGCTGGAGCTAGAAGAAGAGAAGCACCGAAGACAAGTCTTGCAAACTGAATTAGAAGCCCTGAGAAAGAAGCTCCTTTCTTTGGAGAAGATGGAGGTCAAAGAGAAGGTGGTCTTTTCAGAGAGCGTCCAAGTGGACAAAGGAGACACGGAGTACGAGATTCAAAAGCTGAAGAGCAATCTGGAGGAAGAAGGTAGGCGTAAGAGGGAGCTAGATGCAGATATCAACCGCCTCGAAACCAGGCTGTCCGAGGTGGAATTCAACAACTCCAAGTCATCCAAGGAGCTAGACTTATTAAGGGAGGAAAACCACAAACTACATCTTGAGAAACAGAACCTGCTGATGGAAACAAGGAGACTGCAGTCAGAGATTGAACTCACAGCAACAGAAGCTCGGGATTTAAGAAACATGACCCACATGGACAGCGGAATAAACCTGGACTCCAGATTCCAAGCTTTGGAAAGAGAGTTAGATGATCTGAAGCAGTTATCCAGAGAAAAAGACGCAGAGATCGAGCAACTCCAGAATCGCCTCAAGACAGTGGCGATCAAGCGGGAACAAAGAGAGAACCACCTGAGGCGCTCCATTGTGGTCATTGACCCcgacacaggaaaagaaatgtctCCAGAGGAAGCTCATGTGCTTGGCCTCATTGAATGGAGCTTGTTTGTCAAACTGAAGAGTCAGGAATGTGACTGGGAGGAGATCTCAATAAAGGGTCCCAATGGGGAATCATCTGTGATCCTCGACAGAAAGTCTGGTAGAGAGTTCTCAATTGAGGATGCTTTGAAGAGCGGAAGGCTAACCATGGCTCAGTACAACAGTTACCTCAACAAGGAGATGTCGATCCAGGAGTTGGCGGTCTTGGTGTCTGGAAGTAATTACACAGCGCTCCCTCCACTTTAG